The Ranitomeya variabilis isolate aRanVar5 chromosome 7, aRanVar5.hap1, whole genome shotgun sequence DNA window TATCCTTTAAATCTATTGGTGCCGCTGTGATGACGCCCTATCTGTCAATcatctgaccgctgcagccaatcactagtttAGCAGTCGCTTTCAGAGTGTGGAATAATCCATGTTCACAGCTGTGGGGTTGTTACAGTTGTATCCTGTGTAGACGATACATTGTATCTTAGAGATTTGCATCCCTGATGTGATCTCCTGGAGGACGGATCATACTGGATCAAACTGTAACAAATCTGCAATTATAGGGGGGAAAACTCCAGTTCActtacagcaagcagagatccaggGACAGGATGCGGGTGATTGGGGGGCAGCGCCCCAGTGGACAGGATGTGTTGTCATAGGGGCCCGGGTGCTATTAACCCTCTTTCTGCTCCGCAGCACGTGGACATGGAGAACGCTTATCTGTGCGGATACTTGAAGATAAAAGGCCTTACTGAGGTGAGTGACCCCATTACTGACAGCCATGGGGCGCCCTTCTCCTGCGTGCCGTGGGGGTTGCTCTAGATGGCTGGACCAATAGTAGAGAAATGGCGGCCATGATTATTAAAggggcgttttgtttttttttgtttaaaggcATGGGCTGATTATTTTTAATCATAGACGGACTCTCCTTACAGCACAGATTGCTTTGTTCGTCTGTACTGACTCCGGCCTGCGGTATTTAGAGGTGATGCCCCCCATGTATCCCCCCCAGGACAAGTGCAGCGCTAGGTTCGGCGGTTCACCATATAGATCAGGAAGCCACTCGGTGACCCCATAAACTTTGCCTTTTTGTAGCTTGGAGCACTGGGCTCCTCTTTCCTCGTGTGTGCATTTTAGGAGACCTTTTAGGGGGCACGGCTGTGATCCTGCCATCTGGACCGCTCGGGGTACAGGAAGCTGCAGGCGACCATATAACGCGCTGTCCTAGGAGCTGGGTCTCTATGCGTCCCTCCACCTCTGTGACGGCACTGTCCCTTTTTTAAAGGGCTGTTCCCATCTCGGATATTTCTGGCTGAGAATCCCTCTTTTCTGTGTCTATCTCTAGCATGGGGAGGTAAGGAGGTGGTCGCCAAGCTCACCTCTCTTCACCTCTATGGGAGCATGCTCGCTTGGCAATTATCAggactcccatagaagtgaatggagaggaTCACGCATGGACGGCCACCTCTGGTCTCAGCTCAGCGAGATGCGTCGGCTTTCCCATTGTCTGGTGTTACAGCTTCCACCTATAGAATATGCTATATTCCCTCCTTCATCCTCTTTTCAGGAATACCCGACCCTCACCACCTTCTTTGAAGGGGAGATAATCAGTACAAAACATCCGTTCTTAACCAGAAAGTGGGACGCGGATGAGGACGTGGACAGGAAGCACTGGGTGAGCGTGGGCAGTATATGGGCCGGTCACTCTCCGCCGCTCGTATTCTGCCCCCCTGGGCACTGACCCATCGTCTCTCCACACAGGGGAAGTTCCAGGCTTTCTATCAGTATGCCAAAACCTTTAATTCCGATGACTTTGGATTCGAGGAACTGAAAGCCGGCGATTACGTCTTCATGAGGTGGAAGGTGCGTTTTCCTGTAACATTTCTTAAAAGGACCAGACCCAAACCCATCTATAATGAGAAGGGTGCAGATtatagaccccccccccccatctataACGGGAAGGGTGCAGGTTATATACCCACCCTCATCTATAACGAGAAGGGTGCAGATTATAGATCCCTCCCCTCCCCGTCTATAACAAGAAAGGTGCAGATTATATATCCCACCCCCGTCTATAACGAGAAGGGTGCAGATTAGAcaaacatccccccccccccccctttcaggCCTATAACGAGAATGATGCAGattagaccccccccccccttgtctaTAACGGGAAGGGTGAAGGttatagacccccccccccccctccccgactataacaagaaaggtgcagattatagacccccccccccctcgtCTATAATGAAAAGGGTGCAGAATATAGACCCCCCCCCATCTATAACGAGAAGGATGCAGATTATAGACCCCCCCCCCTTCCTCGTCTATAACGAGAAGGGTGCAGATTATATACCCACCCCCATCTATAACAAGAAGGATGCTGATTGTAGACACCCCGCCCCCTGTCTGTAACGAGAAGGGTGCTGATTGTAGACCCACCCCCGTCTATAACGAGAAGGGTGCAGATTATAGACCGCCCCACCCCCATGCGATTTTGGGTATACATGGTTTCCTCTCTCTCCTCTGCAGGAACAGTTCCTGGTGCCTGATCACACAATCAAAGACATCAGCGGCGCTTCCTTTGCCGGCTTCTACTACATTTGCTTCCAGAAGTCGGCGGCATCCATAGAGGGTTACTATTATCACCGGAGCTCAGAATGGTGAGCGCTGCAGGGCTCCTTGTGACATTCCTGCAAGAAGAATGTTAtggtcaaaggcaaaaaaaaaccccatactTTACCCACAAGAGGGCGCTGTTCTATTACGTGTTTTATTGCACTATATGGCGATGTAATACAGTACCAGTGACGGCGTGCTCCATCACACAGCGCAGGTGTATTGCCATCACTTAGTGACTACTGTAACGAATCTTCTGCTGTGCAAAGCATTGGACTTGGGCACCCAGTAGCTGTATATAAGGCTGTTTCCACTCCCTTCTAGCAAGCAGAGTTTTGATGAGTCTTCTGTTTCTCTTCCCCTTGCAGGTATCAGTCCTTAAACCTGACGCATGTCCCAGAACACAGTGCCCCCATCTACGAGTTCCGGTGACAGGAGCCTGACCTCGCCACCGTCGCACCGACAGAGCGGAGCTGTCCGCACCGAAACCTGCCGTTTCCTATCTGTCCCAGAGACTCTGAGAAGAATGTATGAGTGTTAAAGCAATGACGCGTGCAGCGGCATCCACTCTGTACGCGGGTTTTATTTTAATCCgctgggttttctttttttttttttttgttagttttttttttttcctgcttgacATTACTGCGCCTCCAGCTTTATCCCTCCAAGACTAACATGGACCCCTTTGCTTAAATGCATCCCATTGGACCAGAATATGGATTATTGCATCCCCCCGGACACATGCATAACGGTGGGGGTGGGTGCTGCGGAAACCCCTGAACATATGATCTTCACACTCCATCGATGGGGGATCTACCCCATTCCTAATACCAATTAGCAAAACTTCCCCCTCCCCCACCCCGTCCTCCGGTCCCAATGTCAAAAAGGAAAAGGTTTTCAGACTGCAATACATTTCTCCGTTTTCACATTGAAAATgggaaatgtcagattttttttttatatatatatctataaatatatattataaatacacatatatttaatcaaagtataaaaaaaattctatggaTGCCTCCTGAGAGCCGACCGAGCTGCTGAAGATTCAGTTCCGTATTTTGCGGCGGCCTATTTTTCCAGGGTATACGTAAACGGGTGACGGAGACGCGTTGCACCCCCTGCCTGTTCAGTCTCATTTTAATGAATTCTATATATCCGGGCTTCTCAAGGGTCTGAATGCAAAATGTGGGAACAGCGCCACCGGCTGGCAGACTGTGCTCACCACAGctgaatgggtaaaaaaaaaaaatgaccagcgGCGAGGTGGACTGTTGACGCAAgtgaccattttttttattttcgcgagGAGCCTGTTTTTGGAGTTGTTGTCGTATTTTGCTATGTGTCATGGATTAAAGCGTGGCTGGCTTTTCTCTCTGATTCTCCGCAAACAAAAAAGCTTCAGACTTCTCGTCTATTCCACAGTCGCTGCACATTTGTTGAGAaaaacactaatttttttttatttttaattccccGT harbors:
- the GID4 gene encoding glucose-induced degradation protein 4 homolog produces the protein MPVRTEASSTASGSSSLIPPPPINTQQPGVATTLLYSGSKFRGHQKSKGNSYDVEVVLQHVDMENAYLCGYLKIKGLTEEYPTLTTFFEGEIISTKHPFLTRKWDADEDVDRKHWGKFQAFYQYAKTFNSDDFGFEELKAGDYVFMRWKEQFLVPDHTIKDISGASFAGFYYICFQKSAASIEGYYYHRSSEWYQSLNLTHVPEHSAPIYEFR